In Bufo gargarizans isolate SCDJY-AF-19 chromosome 6, ASM1485885v1, whole genome shotgun sequence, a single genomic region encodes these proteins:
- the LOC122940757 gene encoding E3 ubiquitin/ISG15 ligase TRIM25-like, with amino-acid sequence MTSADLLEELNCSICLGIYTDPVTLRCGHNFCRACINQVLDTQEQSVNYSCPDCREDFQERPTLRKNTTLSNIAQCFLFTQPKEVQAPIFCTYCIQCSVPAIKTCLLCEASLCASHLVVHNKSPEHILAEPTTNMGSRKCSIHKKILEYYCTKDATLICVACRLDGDHKGHKIKTMKEVSDEKKERSRKVLSNLTTKCKENEKNIQRLQKHKREVQQKVHNEIDKAAAIFKDIRRRLEDEEKKVFSEIYRQGEQVSVSVTQFVKKLEMEKEMLTYRMDHITKLCNMTDPFSILHEQEPNKDTSDTSHGDIDDLGNVDVGLISKRLYTGLSDFVAGVKTQTHGQYALAISLDVNTASEDIDISGDLSTISRSEIKQYHPKRFEYYPQVLSLKSFSSGLHAWEVETSESGTWRIGVGYDSVERKGDHSYFGENTKSWCLRRYNNNLYSVLHDSKEMQLSHKVSCHRLRICLDYEGGQLSFFELTNPVTYLHTFTATFTEPLHAAFCVWDDWVRILK; translated from the coding sequence ATGACCTCTGCTGATCTGTTGGAAGAATTAAACTGCTCCATCTGCCTGGGAATTTATACAGATCCTGTCACCCTGAGATGTGGCCACAACTTCTGCCGGGCCTGTATCAATCAGGTGCTGGATACCCAGGAGCAGTCTGTAAATTACTCCTGTCCTGATTGCCGAGAAGATTTTCAAGAACGTCCAACTCTGAGGAAAAACACAACTTTAAGTAACATAGCTCAATGCTTCTTGTTTACTCAACCTAAAGAGGTGCAAGCACCAATCTTCTGCACCTACTGTATCCAGTGTTCAGTGCCAGCCATTAAAACCTGCCTGTTGTGTGAAGCGTCTCTGTGCGCGAGTCACCTGGTTGTCCACAACAAGTCGCCAGAACATATTTTAGCCGAACCCACCACTAACATGGGTAGCAGAAAATGTTCCATCCACAAGAAGATCCTGGAGTATTACTGCACAAAGGACGCGACTCTTATTTGTGTGGCTTGCAGGTTGGATGGTGACCACAAGGGTCACAAAATTAAAACAATGAAAGAAGTCTCGGATGAGAAAAAAGAGAGATCAAGAAAGGTTTTGAGTAATTTGACCACGAAATGTAAAGAAAACGAGAAAAACATTCAGAGACTTCAAAAGCACAAGAGAGAAGTACAACaaaaggtccacaatgaaatcgaTAAAGCAGCTGCAATATTTAAAGATATTAGAAGACGACTTGAGGATGAGGAGAAAAAAGTATTTAGTGAGATCTACAGGCAAGGAGAGCAAGTGTCGGTCTCAGTCACTCAGTTTGTCAAGAAGCTTGAGATGGAGAAGGAAATGCTGACCTACAGGATGGATCACATCACAAAACTGTGTAACATGACCGATCCATTTAGTATCCTACACGAGCAGGAACCCAACAAAGATACATCTGACACAAGTCATGGCGACATTGATGACCTAGGTAATGTGGATGTAGGTCTTATCTCAAAGAGATTATACACAGGTTTATCTGATTTTGTAGCTGGTGTGAAGACACAAACCCATGGGCAATATGCTTTGGCTATATCTTTAGATGTAAACACAGCTAGTGAGGACATCGATATATCAGGTGACTTATCAACTATATCAAGGTCAGAAATAAAACAGTATCATCCCAAGAGATTTGAGTACTATCCTCAAGTACTCAGCCTCaagagcttctcctctggactaCACGCCTGGGAAGTGGAAACCAGTGAATCGGGGACCTGGAGGATCGGAGTCGGCTACGACAGTGTAGAAAGAAAAGGAGATCACTCATATTTTGGAGAAAACACCAAGTCCTGGTGCTTGCGGAGATACAATAATAATCTGTATTCAGTGCTACATGACAGTAAGGAGATGCAACTAAGTCACAAGGTCTCCTGTCACCGATTGAGAATATGTCTGGATTACGAGGGTGGGCAGCTGTCCTTTTTTGAGTTGaccaaccctgttacatatctgcATACCTTCACTGCCACCTTCACCGAGCCTTTACACGCTGCATTTTGTGTATGGGATGACTGGGTTAGAATACTAAAGTAG